The Polycladomyces zharkentensis genome includes a window with the following:
- a CDS encoding spore coat associated protein CotJA produces the protein MWNPIVHQERYWQPYVSPFDPCRPIRVKKYVVPPNQYIPFQPPCLPQFSPKEALRRGTLWPLLYSPYRKTQFDGGSER, from the coding sequence ATGTGGAATCCAATTGTGCATCAGGAGCGATATTGGCAACCCTACGTAAGTCCGTTTGACCCGTGTCGTCCCATTCGTGTCAAAAAATACGTCGTTCCACCCAACCAATATATCCCGTTTCAACCCCCCTGTCTTCCGCAGTTTTCGCCCAAGGAGGCGCTGCGACGCGGCACGCTGTGGCCGCTGTTGTACAGTCCGTACCGGAAAACACAGTTCGACGGGGGCAGTGAGAGATGA
- a CDS encoding spore coat protein CotJB: MSKMSKEYYQLLHQLQEVDFVLVELNLYLDTHPGDKHAIQQYNHYAQKRYRLKKEFESRFGPLTHFGHSYNQYPGGWDEGPWPWEV, from the coding sequence ATGAGCAAAATGAGCAAGGAATATTACCAACTCCTGCATCAATTGCAGGAGGTCGATTTCGTCTTGGTGGAATTGAACCTGTATCTGGATACCCATCCCGGGGATAAACATGCGATTCAGCAGTACAACCATTATGCACAAAAACGATATCGGCTCAAAAAGGAGTTTGAGTCCCGGTTCGGCCCGCTGACTCATTTTGGTCACAGTTATAACCAGTATCCGGGCGGGTGGGACGAAGGCCCATGGCCTTGGGAAGTTTAG
- a CDS encoding manganese catalase family protein — MWIYEKKLQYPVRVSQCNPKLAKYLIEQYGGADGELAAALRYLNQRYTLPDKVKGLLTDIGTEELAHLEIIATMVYKLTKDASPEELKEAGLGDHYADHDRALFYHNAAGSPFTATYIQAKGDPIADLYEDIAAEEKARATYQWLIDMSDDPDVNDALKFLREREVVHAQRFREAVEILKEHQAQKKYF, encoded by the coding sequence GTGTGGATTTATGAAAAAAAATTGCAGTATCCGGTACGCGTCAGCCAATGCAATCCCAAATTGGCCAAATATCTGATCGAGCAATACGGGGGAGCCGACGGTGAATTGGCCGCCGCATTGCGCTATCTCAACCAACGGTACACTTTGCCCGACAAGGTCAAGGGACTGTTAACCGACATCGGCACGGAAGAATTGGCTCACTTGGAGATCATCGCCACCATGGTCTACAAACTGACCAAAGATGCCTCCCCCGAAGAGTTGAAAGAGGCAGGGTTGGGTGACCACTATGCCGATCACGATCGCGCACTGTTTTACCATAACGCCGCCGGCAGTCCGTTTACTGCCACCTACATCCAGGCCAAAGGAGATCCCATCGCCGATTTGTACGAGGACATCGCCGCGGAGGAAAAAGCACGCGCCACCTATCAATGGCTGATCGACATGTCGGACGATCCGGATGTCAATGATGCCCTCAAATTCCTGAGGGAACGGGAAGTGGTCCATGCCCAGCGGTTCCGTGAAGCAGTGGAAATTCTGAAGGAACATCAGGCACAGAAGAAGTATTTTTGA
- the minD gene encoding septum site-determining protein MinD, with protein MKHESVAITITSGKGGVGKSTTVASVGLGLAQLGKKVCLVDTDIGLRKLDLMLGLENRIVYDLVDVIEGTGKLRQALVRHKEYPGLALLPAAQTRYKEEVTPTQVKQVVDELRNEFDYILIDSPAGIEGGFRNAIAAADRAILVVNPEIPSVRDSDRVIGLLEAAELKQIDLIVNRVQPGMVRDGDMLSVERVQNHLAINLLGIVPEDKRIIRSSNTGEPVILDQKSLAGKAFSNIARRINGEEVPFLELEENGLISRIKRLFHIASALN; from the coding sequence ATGAAACACGAATCTGTCGCGATTACCATTACAAGTGGTAAAGGCGGTGTGGGAAAATCGACGACCGTCGCTTCGGTCGGCTTGGGATTGGCGCAACTCGGCAAAAAGGTGTGTCTGGTCGATACCGATATCGGTCTTCGCAAGCTGGATCTGATGTTGGGATTGGAAAACCGCATTGTCTATGATTTGGTTGACGTGATCGAAGGTACGGGAAAGCTGCGGCAAGCATTGGTTCGCCACAAGGAATATCCGGGTTTGGCTCTGTTGCCGGCAGCGCAAACACGCTACAAGGAAGAGGTCACACCGACACAGGTCAAACAAGTGGTGGATGAACTGCGGAATGAGTTTGACTACATCTTGATCGACTCACCGGCAGGAATCGAAGGCGGTTTTCGGAACGCCATCGCTGCGGCGGACCGTGCCATCTTGGTGGTTAATCCCGAAATTCCGTCGGTACGCGATTCCGACCGTGTAATCGGCCTGTTGGAAGCGGCGGAACTCAAACAGATCGATTTGATCGTAAACCGGGTGCAACCCGGAATGGTACGTGACGGCGATATGTTGAGTGTGGAACGGGTCCAAAACCATCTGGCCATCAACCTGCTGGGCATTGTGCCTGAGGACAAACGCATCATTCGATCATCCAACACGGGTGAACCCGTCATTTTGGATCAGAAGTCGTTGGCGGGCAAGGCGTTTTCCAATATTGCCCGCAGGATTAACGGAGAAGAGGTCCCGTTTCTGGAGTTGGAGGAAAATGGGTTGATCTCTCGGATCAAACGGTTGTTCCATATCGCGAGTGCGTTAAATTGA
- a CDS encoding MFS transporter, with amino-acid sequence MPIWRRNLYILMVSQFLVLSAMSMVVPFLPLYLQELGMKNPAEVQLWAGLVFGANFLTSCLMAPVWGTLADRYGRKIMVLRSGFGMSVVIMLMGLATSPLQLLLLRMLNGTISGFIPASISLTATNTPKEHAGYALGLLQSGAVAGSIMGPFIGGVLAEVIGFREIFFLTGILLGLATLVVLLAVKEVKRPEPTSQSTGFWDEGSAILHQRPLVILFTVGFLLQFAVLGPMPQMPGYVQKLGAPGGYVAFFAGLVTAVTGLANMLASPVLGRLGDRYGSEKVLFFAMLGAAVLFIPHAWVHHVWQLLLLRFLLGLCVGGLLPSLNTLVRQYAPKGKESTAYGYSTSAVSLGNMLGPVICGYLSGRIGITGIFYVTAALLFLGAWWLKTGLKFASSAMHDSPVEKHATGDHAPPIR; translated from the coding sequence ATGCCCATTTGGCGACGAAATTTGTACATTCTCATGGTATCGCAGTTTTTGGTTTTGAGCGCGATGTCGATGGTCGTCCCGTTTCTGCCGTTGTATCTGCAGGAATTGGGCATGAAGAACCCTGCGGAAGTACAACTGTGGGCGGGATTGGTCTTTGGCGCCAATTTCTTGACTTCGTGTCTGATGGCCCCGGTGTGGGGCACGCTGGCGGACCGGTACGGGCGTAAAATTATGGTGTTGCGTTCGGGATTCGGCATGTCGGTTGTGATCATGCTGATGGGATTGGCCACTTCACCGCTGCAATTGTTGTTGTTACGCATGTTGAACGGTACGATTTCCGGATTTATTCCCGCTTCCATTTCATTGACGGCCACCAATACGCCCAAAGAACATGCCGGATATGCGCTCGGTTTGTTGCAATCCGGAGCGGTGGCCGGTTCGATCATGGGGCCGTTTATCGGCGGCGTCTTGGCGGAAGTGATCGGTTTCCGCGAAATCTTTTTTTTGACCGGTATTCTGCTCGGACTGGCCACTCTGGTCGTATTGTTGGCGGTCAAAGAAGTGAAGCGGCCTGAACCGACGAGCCAATCGACCGGGTTTTGGGATGAGGGTTCGGCCATCTTGCACCAGCGTCCCTTGGTCATCCTGTTTACGGTCGGTTTTTTGTTGCAGTTCGCCGTATTGGGGCCGATGCCGCAAATGCCGGGGTACGTACAGAAATTGGGAGCGCCCGGCGGCTATGTGGCTTTCTTTGCCGGACTGGTGACGGCTGTCACCGGTTTGGCCAACATGTTGGCATCTCCGGTTTTGGGTCGGTTGGGTGACCGGTATGGTTCGGAAAAAGTGTTGTTTTTCGCCATGCTCGGGGCGGCAGTACTCTTTATCCCGCACGCCTGGGTGCATCATGTGTGGCAACTGTTGCTGTTGCGTTTCTTGTTGGGACTGTGCGTAGGGGGGCTGTTGCCTTCGCTCAACACATTGGTGCGTCAATATGCGCCGAAAGGGAAAGAAAGTACCGCGTACGGATACAGTACCAGTGCCGTTTCCTTGGGGAATATGCTGGGACCCGTCATTTGCGGTTACCTGTCCGGGCGGATCGGCATTACTGGCATATTTTACGTGACTGCCGCTTTGTTGTTCCTTGGCGCGTGGTGGTTGAAAACGGGTCTCAAATTTGCGTCTTCCGCCATGCATGATTCCCCGGTAGAAAAACATGCAACGGGAGATCACGCTCCTCCAATCAGGTGA